In Helicoverpa zea isolate HzStark_Cry1AcR chromosome 3, ilHelZeax1.1, whole genome shotgun sequence, the following proteins share a genomic window:
- the LOC124646175 gene encoding cytochrome b-c1 complex subunit Rieske, mitochondrial: MTSVTRAGHLAPYFKASSSVVSNGLKPLVVAHTPAEKVLVHPLPKTSTVESLHGSLPIQGLKARVNGRGPSHVRFAHTDISYPDFSAYRRKETQDPTARANDNVDGRQSFTYLIAGAGGVAGAYAAKSLVTHFVSSMAAAADVLALAKIEIKLSEIPEGKSVTFKWRGKPLFIRHRTANEISTEQSVPVETLRDPQHDNQRTQNPKWLVVIGVCTHLGCVPVANAGDFGGYYCPCHGSHYDASGRIRKGPAPLNLEVPPHSFVEEGLLVVG; this comes from the exons ATGACTTCGGTCACGCGGGCTGGGCATTTGGCTCCTTACTTTAAGGCAAGTTCATCGGTGGTTTCTAATGGCCTGAAGCCTCTGGTTGTCGCGCATACACCAGCTGAAAAGGTGTTGGTGCACCCCTTGCCAAAAACCTCGACTGTGGAGTCACTGCATGGATCCCTGCCTATCCAGGGCTTGAAGGCCAGAGTAAACGGTCGCG GGCCAAGCCATGTACGTTTCGCGCATACCGACATCAGCTACCCCGACTTCTCGGCGTACCGTCGCAAGGAGACGCAGGATCCCACCGCGAGGGCTAACGACAACGTCGATGGACGTCAGTCCTTCACTTATCTTATCGCTGGAG CCGGTGGTGTGGCCGGTGCGTACGCCGCCAAGTCCTTGGTGACGCACTTCGTGTCATCCATGGCAGCCGCTGCCGACGTCTTGGCCTTGGCCAAGATTGAGATCAAGCTGTCTGAAATCCCAGAGGGCAAGTCTGTCACCTTCAAGTGGCGTGGTAAGCCACTGTTCATTCGTCACAG AACCGCAAACGAGATTAGCACCGAGCAGTCGGTGCCCGTGGAAACTCTTCGCGACCCGCAGCACGACAACCAGCGCACACAGAACCCCAAATGGCTCGTCGTCATCGGTGTGTGCACCCACCTGGGTTGCGTGCCCGTCGCCAACGCCGGTGACTTTGGCGGATACTACTGCCCCTGCCACGGGTCCCACTACGACGCCTCCGGCCGCATCCGCAAGGGCCCCGCCCCCCTCAACCTCGAAGTACCCCCCCACAGCTTCGTCGAAGAGGGCCTCCTAGTTGTAGGCTAA